A single window of Sphaerodactylus townsendi isolate TG3544 linkage group LG03, MPM_Stown_v2.3, whole genome shotgun sequence DNA harbors:
- the CNOT6 gene encoding CCR4-NOT transcription complex subunit 6 gives MPKEKYDPPDPRRMYTIMSSEEAANGKKSHWAELEITGKVRSLSSTLWSLTHLTALHLSDNSLSRIPSDIAKLHNLVYLDLSSNKIRSLPAELGNMVSLRELHLNNNLLRVLPFELGKLFQLQTLGLKGNPLTQDILNLYQEPDGTRRLLNYLLDNLAGTAKRISTEQPPPRSWIMLQEPDRTRPTALFSVMCYNVLCDKYATRQLYGYCPSWALNWEYRKKAIMQEIMSCNADIISLQEVETEQYYSFFLAELKERGYNGFFSPKSRARTMSEQERKHVDGCAIFFKIEKFTLVQKHTVEFNQLAMANSEGSEAMLNRVMTKDNIGVAVLLELRKELIEMSSGKPHPGMDKQLVLVANAHMHWDPEYSDVKLVQTMMFLSEVKNIIDKASRSLKAGGSVEHATIPLVLCADLNSLPDSGVVEYLSTGGVETNHKDFKELRYNESLTNFSCNGKNGTTNGRITHGFKLKSAYENGLMPYTNYTFDFKGIIDYIFYSKPQLNILGILGPLDHHWLIENNISGCPHPLIPSDHFSLFAQLELVLPFLSPVNGIHLPSRR, from the exons ATGCCCAAAGAAAAGTACGATCCACCTGATCCACGGAGGATGTACACAATTATGTCCTCAGAAGAAGCAGCCAATGGGAAAAAATCACACTGGGCAGAGTTGGAAATAACTG GGAAAGTAAGAAGCCTAAGTTCAACCTTGTGGTCACTGACCCACTTGACAGCCTTGCATCTCAGTGACAACTCCTTATCCCGTATTCCTTCAGACATTGCCAAGCTTCACAATCTAGTGTATTTGGACCTGTCCTCTAATAAAATCCGCAGTTTACCAGCAGAGCTCGGAAACATGGTGTCACTCAG GGAACTCCATTTAAATAACAACCTGTTACGAGTTCTACCCTTTGAGCTGGGGAAACTGTTTCAGTTACAGACATTGGGTTTGAAag GAAACCCACTTACACAGGATATTCTGAATCTCTATCAGGAACCAGATGGAACAAGAAGGCTACTGAATTATTTGCTAGATAACTTGGCAGGTACTGCAAAAAGAA TTTCGACAGAACAACCACCTCCCAGATCTTGGATTATGTTGCAAGAACCAGATCGAACAAGACCAACAG CTCTATTTTCTGTTATGTGTTACAACGTCCTCTGTGATAAATATGCTACTCGGCAGCTATATGGCTATTGCCCATCATGGGCACTGAACTGGGAATACAGGAAAAAGGCTATTATGCAGGAAATCATGAGCTGCAATGCTGACATCATAAGCCTTCAG GAGGTTGAAACTGAACAGTACTACAGTTTTTTCCTGGCAGAATTAAAGGAGCGCGGTTATAATGGCTTCTTCAGTCCAAAATCCAGAGCTAGGACAATGTCAGAACAAGAAAGAAAGCATGTTGATGGCTGTGCAATATTTTTCAAGATTGAAAA GTTCACCTTAGTTCAGAAGCATACTGTTGAATTCAATCAGTTGGCTATGGCAAACTCAGAGGGATCTGAAGCAATGCTGAACAGAGTGATGACAAAAGACAACATTGGAGTTGCTGTGTTGCTGGAGCTACGTAAGGAGTTAATAGAAATGTCAT cTGGCAAACCACACCCTGGAATGGACAAACAGCTGGTCCTTGTAGCAAATGCACACATGCATTGGGACCCAGAATATTCTGATGTAAAGCTGGTTCAGACCATGATGTTCCTTTCTGAGGTGAAGAACATCATAGACAAAGCCTCTCGTAGTCTCAAGGCTGGTGGTTCTGTGGAACATGCAACTATTCCACTCGTACTGTGTGCTGATCTGAATTCTCTGCCAGACTCTG GTGTGGTAGAATATTTGAGCACCGGTGGAGTAGAAACAAACCATAAAGATTTTAAGGAACTGAGATACAATGAAAGTCTCACTAACTTCAGTTGTAATGGAAAAAATGGAACCACCAATGGAAGGATTACTCATGGTTTCAAGTTAAAGAGTGCCTATGAGAATGGCCTAATGCCTTATACAAATTACACATTTGATTTCAAG GGTATTATTGACTACATCTTCTACTCCAAACCTCAGCTGAACATTCTTGGCATCTTGGGACCTTTGGATCATCACTGGTTAATAGAGAACAATATAAGTGGCTGTCCCCATCCACTCATCCCCTCTGACCACTTCTCACTTTTTGCACAACTGGAGCTGGTGCTGCCTTTCCTGTCCCCGGTAAATGGAATCCATCTGCCCAGCAGGAGGTAG